A portion of the Bacillus sp. SM2101 genome contains these proteins:
- a CDS encoding nitric oxide synthase oxygenase translates to MLLQEAQKFIKECYTEFKKTEREVNDRITCIKEEITEHGTYSHTFDELEYGAKVAWRNSNRCIGRLFWDSLKVFDFRHLTTEEDISDALFKHIDYASNNGNIRSTITIFNPMKKDEQIRIWNHQLIRYAGYETDNGVIGDPSSIPFTKQCQQLGWKGEGTHFDLLPIVIQINNNIPKFFHIPKEKVIEVHLEHPEYPWFKDLNIKWYAVPIIADMKLEIGGIQYTAAPFNGWYMGTEIGARNLADELRYNLLPKLASLMELDTTKQANLWKDRALIELNTAVLHSYKRDGVSIVDHHTASQQFKMFEQKERACGRQVTGDWTWLIPPVSPATTHIFHKEYNNALITPNFFKQENLNL, encoded by the coding sequence TTGTTACTTCAAGAAGCACAGAAATTTATTAAAGAATGTTACACGGAATTTAAAAAAACAGAACGAGAAGTGAATGATCGAATAACGTGCATAAAAGAAGAAATTACTGAACATGGCACTTACTCGCACACGTTTGATGAGTTAGAATATGGGGCTAAGGTAGCCTGGCGCAATAGTAATCGATGTATTGGCAGACTCTTTTGGGACAGCCTAAAAGTTTTTGATTTTCGTCACCTCACAACTGAAGAAGATATAAGTGATGCATTGTTTAAACATATTGATTATGCTTCAAACAACGGCAATATTAGATCCACCATAACCATTTTTAACCCAATGAAGAAAGACGAGCAAATAAGGATCTGGAACCATCAATTAATTCGTTACGCTGGCTATGAAACGGACAATGGTGTAATCGGAGACCCAAGCTCCATCCCCTTCACTAAACAATGCCAACAGCTTGGGTGGAAAGGTGAAGGTACACACTTTGATTTATTACCGATTGTCATACAAATAAATAATAACATACCTAAGTTTTTTCATATCCCTAAAGAAAAAGTCATTGAAGTACATTTAGAACATCCAGAATATCCTTGGTTTAAAGATTTAAATATTAAATGGTATGCTGTTCCAATTATCGCTGATATGAAATTAGAAATTGGAGGTATACAATACACAGCTGCTCCATTTAACGGGTGGTACATGGGAACAGAAATTGGAGCAAGAAACCTCGCAGATGAACTCAGATATAATTTACTTCCCAAGTTAGCATCTTTAATGGAACTTGATACGACAAAGCAAGCTAATCTTTGGAAGGACAGAGCACTTATTGAATTAAATACAGCTGTGTTACACTCTTATAAACGTGATGGCGTTAGTATTGTTGATCATCATACTGCAAGTCAACAATTTAAGATGTTTGAACAAAAAGAACGAGCTTGCGGGAGACAAGTTACTGGGGATTGGACATGGCTAATCCCACCTGTATCCCCTGCAACAACTCACATTTTTCACAAAGAATATAATAATGCACTTATAACGCCTAACTTCTTTAAACAGGAAAATCTTAATTTATAA
- a CDS encoding CAP domain-containing protein, with product MKKGILLSTATAMTLLFASPGMSSAESNQFASPGMSSAESNQTTIKPIIKYEVHSQIPQETINEMIQQLLQQLSEQYNIKLDIPTQPSTEEQSNNTPIEEAPVVQPPTSAPTQPEKPQEEQPQQESSALSQFELQVVELTNAERAKSGLPALKIDESLSKVARTKSADMQSNKYFDHNSPTYGSPFDMMKKFGITYKSAGENIAYGQKTPQEVVNAWMNSEGHRKNILNSSFTHIGVGYVEQGNYWTQMFIGK from the coding sequence ATGAAAAAAGGAATATTACTATCTACCGCAACTGCTATGACTCTATTATTTGCTTCACCAGGGATGAGTTCAGCAGAAAGTAATCAATTTGCTTCACCAGGGATGAGTTCAGCAGAAAGTAATCAAACCACAATAAAACCAATTATAAAGTATGAAGTACATTCACAGATCCCACAAGAAACAATAAATGAAATGATTCAACAATTGTTACAACAATTGAGCGAACAGTACAATATTAAGCTTGACATCCCAACTCAACCATCTACTGAAGAACAATCGAATAATACACCTATAGAAGAAGCTCCTGTTGTTCAACCACCGACAAGTGCACCAACACAGCCTGAAAAGCCACAGGAAGAACAACCACAACAGGAATCTTCAGCATTAAGTCAATTTGAGCTTCAAGTAGTTGAATTAACAAATGCAGAACGTGCTAAAAGCGGACTTCCTGCATTAAAAATAGACGAGAGTCTAAGTAAAGTTGCTCGTACTAAGTCTGCTGATATGCAGTCTAACAAATATTTTGATCATAATAGTCCAACATATGGTTCTCCGTTTGATATGATGAAGAAATTCGGTATAACTTATAAGTCAGCTGGAGAAAACATTGCATACGGTCAAAAAACACCACAGGAAGTTGTAAATGCTTGGATGAACAGTGAAGGTCATCGTAAAAACATCCTTAACTCAAGTTTTACTCACATTGGTGTAGGATATGTTGAGCAAGGAAATTACTGGACTCAAATGTTTATCGGTAAATAA
- a CDS encoding D-alanyl-D-alanine carboxypeptidase family protein has translation MIKKLVKLCIIVTFMCSIKINNYIAYASDEPTFNINSEAAFLLDGSTGDVLYSKNGDQLMYPASLTKILSAIIAIEEGNLKDQVTVSENARNVDGTRVYLEEGEQVTLLKLIQGLLINSGNDAGVAIAEYFDGSEEKFAERMNKFSKEKINVQHSQFQNPHGLFDPEHYTTASDMAEITKYAMKNDTFREIFGTVELDWKGTGWETTLYTHNELLRWYDGVTGGKTGYVDESGHTLITSATKGNLNLIAVVLKASSKNLAYDDTTALFDYGFENFIKNVISKNKQFLDEQNNEYFLSEDVTYTKKSNEDVSLSTDEQGVLSILGEQNRVINTYQLENVDMNEKMKDGEQTEAAENEEGSLLITSFMFVSPLFVFFIMISVYRKRKKNVSYYKEAN, from the coding sequence ATGATAAAGAAACTAGTGAAATTGTGTATAATAGTTACATTTATGTGCTCCATTAAAATAAATAATTATATTGCTTATGCATCAGATGAACCGACCTTCAACATTAATAGTGAAGCGGCATTTTTACTTGATGGAAGCACTGGAGATGTATTATATAGTAAAAATGGCGATCAATTAATGTATCCAGCAAGTCTAACCAAAATATTATCGGCTATTATTGCTATAGAAGAAGGAAATTTAAAGGATCAAGTTACAGTAAGTGAAAATGCCAGGAATGTTGATGGTACACGAGTTTATCTAGAGGAAGGTGAACAAGTTACCTTACTTAAATTAATTCAAGGTTTATTAATTAATTCGGGTAATGATGCTGGTGTAGCTATTGCTGAATACTTTGATGGCAGCGAAGAAAAATTCGCTGAACGAATGAACAAATTTAGTAAAGAAAAAATAAATGTTCAACATTCACAGTTCCAGAACCCACACGGTTTATTTGATCCTGAACACTATACAACAGCCTCAGATATGGCTGAAATTACTAAATACGCGATGAAAAATGATACGTTTCGTGAAATATTTGGTACAGTGGAATTAGACTGGAAGGGCACGGGCTGGGAAACGACTCTATATACACATAACGAACTATTAAGATGGTATGATGGCGTTACCGGTGGCAAAACAGGGTATGTTGATGAATCAGGTCATACATTAATTACCTCTGCAACAAAAGGAAACTTAAACTTAATAGCAGTTGTTTTAAAAGCATCTTCTAAAAATCTGGCCTATGATGATACGACTGCACTTTTTGATTATGGCTTTGAGAATTTTATAAAGAATGTGATTTCAAAAAACAAACAATTTCTTGACGAGCAAAATAATGAATATTTCCTTTCTGAAGATGTGACCTATACTAAAAAAAGTAACGAAGATGTTTCATTATCGACCGATGAGCAAGGAGTGCTAAGCATTTTAGGAGAACAAAATAGAGTAATAAATACGTATCAGTTGGAAAACGTTGACATGAATGAGAAAATGAAAGATGGAGAACAAACAGAGGCTGCTGAAAACGAGGAAGGTAGTTTGTTGATAACTTCATTTATGTTTGTGAGTCCATTGTTTGTTTTTTTTATCATGATTTCGGTTTATAGAAAAAGGAAAAAGAATGTTTCTTATTATAAAGAGGCAAACTAG
- a CDS encoding NAD-dependent epimerase/dehydratase family protein yields MKVLVTGGAGFIGSHIVERLVRENYEVSVVDNMSNGARENILGHVCVHQVDITSSDLEDVFSKEKPTFVIHQAAQASVPYSMENPLDDSKMNIQGTINLLQCCIKFNVKKIIFASTAAVYGKPHTIPVDESHVLRPKSFYGVSKLSAEMYIQLYESMYGLKYCILRYANVYGPRQGMKGEAGVISIFLNKVLENERIEVFGNGDQTRDFIHVKDVANASYLALSGGDNQIMNISTGSQTSINELIDLLSKAMNRVIKPVYVTAREGDINKSYLSNSKAQKMLNWYPNFQLEQGINNTLKYLNKVGE; encoded by the coding sequence TTGAAAGTATTAGTCACCGGGGGAGCAGGATTTATTGGTTCACATATTGTAGAAAGACTTGTGCGAGAGAATTATGAAGTTTCTGTAGTAGATAATATGTCAAATGGGGCAAGGGAGAATATTCTTGGACATGTATGTGTTCATCAAGTTGATATTACAAGCTCTGATCTTGAAGATGTATTTTCAAAAGAGAAACCGACATTCGTTATTCATCAAGCGGCACAAGCATCTGTCCCTTATTCAATGGAAAATCCGTTGGACGACAGCAAAATGAACATACAAGGTACAATTAATTTACTGCAATGCTGTATCAAATTTAATGTAAAAAAAATCATTTTTGCGTCAACAGCTGCGGTATATGGTAAACCTCATACGATTCCTGTGGATGAAAGTCACGTACTCCGCCCAAAATCGTTTTATGGTGTGTCGAAGTTATCTGCAGAAATGTACATTCAGTTATACGAAAGTATGTATGGGCTCAAATATTGTATTTTAAGATATGCTAATGTCTATGGGCCAAGGCAAGGAATGAAAGGTGAAGCTGGCGTTATTTCTATCTTCTTAAACAAAGTCCTTGAAAATGAGCGGATTGAAGTTTTTGGTAATGGTGATCAAACGAGAGACTTTATTCATGTTAAAGATGTCGCAAACGCAAGTTATCTTGCACTAAGCGGTGGTGATAATCAAATAATGAATATTAGTACAGGGAGTCAAACGTCAATTAACGAACTAATAGATTTGTTGTCAAAGGCTATGAATAGAGTAATTAAACCTGTGTATGTGACAGCAAGAGAAGGTGATATTAATAAGAGCTATTTAAGTAATAGTAAAGCACAAAAAATGTTAAATTGGTACCCAAATTTCCAACTGGAACAAGGAATTAATAATACTTTAAAATACCTGAATAAGGTAGGAGAATAA
- a CDS encoding GNAT family N-acetyltransferase yields the protein MGIILATEKDVEWINNQYKLAGFVPSDLKNEIVAIVTYNGKKAGVGRLVQIDKDNLEMGGVYILPAYRGHKLAQKLVSFLVQQARKADAPNVYCIPFENLGNFYKKYGFKKVDLQEDEIHETIIAKYNWCLQEYDKNVLLFRL from the coding sequence ATGGGAATTATTTTAGCAACAGAAAAGGATGTAGAATGGATTAATAACCAGTATAAGTTAGCAGGATTTGTTCCAAGTGATTTGAAAAACGAAATAGTTGCAATTGTAACTTACAATGGAAAAAAAGCAGGTGTAGGACGCTTAGTTCAAATTGATAAGGATAACCTGGAAATGGGAGGTGTTTATATTCTTCCAGCTTACAGAGGGCATAAATTAGCACAAAAGCTAGTATCTTTTTTAGTTCAACAAGCAAGAAAAGCAGATGCTCCTAATGTTTATTGTATACCCTTTGAAAATCTTGGAAACTTTTATAAAAAATATGGATTTAAAAAAGTTGATCTTCAAGAAGATGAAATTCATGAAACGATTATTGCTAAATATAACTGGTGCTTACAGGAATACGATAAAAATGTGTTGTTGTTTAGATTATAA
- a CDS encoding CpsB/CapC family capsule biosynthesis tyrosine phosphatase: MIVDIHNHILYGLDDGATTLKDTIDMAKKAIQFGISHVVATPHHDLKKYYNPPTKIYEKIDEVNRLLKSENMPLTVCPGMEIGIYEDIIKDLESNKLIYLNDSHKYLLIELPNEYIPRYTEEIFEKLKFMGYVPIIAHVERNAEIRRHPTKLLHLINQGALAQVTAASVIGLLGHRLQKVTLALIKQNLVHFIASDAHNTNTRSFDLVCAYKFLDKKLSIHYSNYFKENALHIIKGTPIITAVKLQKRKKLLFNLIR, encoded by the coding sequence ATGATTGTCGATATCCATAACCACATTTTATATGGATTAGACGATGGGGCTACAACATTAAAGGATACAATTGATATGGCAAAGAAAGCTATTCAATTTGGAATAAGCCATGTTGTTGCTACGCCTCATCACGATTTAAAAAAATACTATAATCCTCCAACAAAAATATATGAAAAAATAGACGAAGTTAATAGACTATTAAAATCTGAAAATATGCCGTTAACGGTTTGTCCTGGTATGGAAATTGGCATATATGAAGATATCATTAAAGATCTAGAGAGTAATAAGCTCATATATTTGAATGATTCACATAAATACTTGTTAATTGAATTACCAAATGAATATATACCTCGTTACACTGAAGAAATATTTGAAAAATTAAAATTTATGGGATACGTACCGATCATTGCTCATGTTGAAAGGAATGCTGAAATTCGAAGACACCCAACTAAATTATTACATTTAATTAACCAAGGTGCATTAGCGCAAGTTACAGCTGCTAGTGTAATTGGCTTATTGGGACATAGATTACAGAAAGTAACATTAGCATTAATTAAGCAAAACCTTGTTCATTTCATAGCATCAGATGCACACAATACAAATACTCGATCTTTTGATTTAGTATGTGCATACAAGTTTCTTGACAAAAAATTATCAATACATTATTCGAACTATTTCAAGGAAAATGCTCTTCATATTATTAAAGGAACACCTATTATAACGGCTGTCAAATTACAAAAAAGGAAGAAATTATTATTTAATTTAATACGGTAA
- a CDS encoding CAP domain-containing protein, whose amino-acid sequence MKKTFLLSTAAAVTLLISSPGMSSAASNPNNNTSNFKIDCPTPQEITFNEGQVTPNLQKIMTQMTEGNVNIQDMLNQIAEKYNIDLTEAKKLLNNGNVTVPEQEIAKPKPVEQNTSKPAPQTEVKEPTTEQSSALSKFEQEVVDLTNAERAKNGLSALKIDEELSKVARTKSADMQSNKYFDHNSPTYGSPFDMMKKFGITYKSAGENIAYGQQTPQEVVNAWMNSEGHRKNILNSSFTHIGVGYVEQGNYWTQMFISK is encoded by the coding sequence ATGAAAAAAACATTCTTATTATCAACTGCAGCAGCTGTAACGTTATTAATCTCTTCACCTGGAATGAGTTCTGCAGCTAGTAACCCAAATAATAATACTTCTAATTTTAAAATAGATTGTCCAACCCCACAAGAAATCACATTTAATGAAGGTCAAGTGACTCCAAATTTACAAAAAATAATGACGCAAATGACAGAGGGCAATGTAAATATACAAGATATGCTCAATCAAATTGCTGAGAAATATAATATTGATTTAACTGAAGCTAAAAAACTTTTAAATAATGGAAATGTAACTGTTCCTGAACAAGAAATAGCTAAACCAAAACCAGTTGAGCAAAATACTTCTAAACCTGCTCCACAAACTGAAGTTAAAGAGCCAACTACTGAACAGTCAAGCGCTTTAAGCAAGTTTGAACAAGAAGTTGTAGATTTAACGAATGCTGAGCGTGCAAAAAATGGATTATCGGCGTTAAAAATTGATGAGGAATTAAGTAAAGTAGCACGTACTAAATCTGCCGATATGCAGTCAAACAAATATTTTGATCACAATAGTCCAACTTATGGTTCGCCGTTTGATATGATGAAAAAGTTCGGTATCACATATAAATCGGCTGGAGAAAATATTGCTTACGGTCAACAAACACCTCAAGAAGTTGTGAATGCTTGGATGAATAGTGAAGGTCATCGTAAAAACATTTTAAACTCTAGCTTCACTCATATTGGTGTTGGTTACGTTGAACAAGGTAACTATTGGACTCAAATGTTTATTAGTAAATAA
- the fetB gene encoding iron export ABC transporter permease subunit FetB produces MNTIEDISLIQLLSAYIFIIILLFIVKRKGISREREILIASIRMTFQLILVGYILTYVFKHSNPWLTIIIILLMELFAVYNIFKRSKETISSELKWYITISLFIGTIATILYFDFVVINFMPWYDPRYFIPISGMIIGNAMTGINLGVNTLIEGMKSKRHLVESALMLGATPKEASKAIVNQAFDAAILPTINSMVGMGIVFLPGMMTGVILSGADPLVSIKYQIAIVLGITGSVSLSVFLFIQFGYKTFFTNRAQLK; encoded by the coding sequence ATGAATACGATTGAAGATATTTCACTAATTCAACTATTAAGCGCATATATATTTATTATTATTTTATTATTTATCGTAAAACGGAAGGGCATAAGTAGAGAACGAGAAATCTTAATTGCTTCTATACGCATGACTTTCCAATTAATATTAGTTGGGTACATACTTACTTATGTATTTAAACACTCTAACCCTTGGTTAACTATTATTATAATATTACTTATGGAATTATTTGCTGTTTATAATATTTTCAAAAGGTCAAAGGAGACTATTTCATCAGAGCTAAAATGGTATATAACGATCTCGTTATTTATCGGAACAATAGCCACGATATTGTATTTCGACTTTGTCGTTATCAATTTTATGCCTTGGTATGATCCTAGATATTTTATTCCTATTTCAGGCATGATCATTGGCAATGCAATGACTGGTATTAACTTGGGAGTGAATACGTTAATAGAAGGAATGAAAAGTAAACGACATTTGGTCGAATCTGCCCTTATGCTCGGGGCAACACCAAAAGAAGCTTCTAAAGCCATAGTTAATCAAGCATTTGATGCAGCTATCCTACCAACGATAAATAGTATGGTTGGTATGGGAATTGTTTTTTTACCAGGAATGATGACAGGAGTTATCCTATCAGGAGCTGATCCTTTAGTTTCAATAAAATACCAAATTGCTATTGTTTTAGGCATTACTGGAAGTGTATCATTATCAGTTTTCTTATTTATCCAGTTCGGCTACAAAACATTCTTTACTAATCGAGCCCAATTAAAATAA
- a CDS encoding ATP-binding cassette domain-containing protein yields the protein MFQLENVTYKNILQLKLLQIQGGSVTSIIGKSGSGKSTLLKLLNNMISSDSGVIYYNDKSIEEIEPVELRRQVVTLTQYPAIFEGTVKDNLLLGLKLSEKNYTTVNDEVLSRTLAMFNLQTKLGVDANKLSGGEQQRLAFARITLMKAPVYLLDEPTSSLDEETEDLVMDRFISRAKAEQTTVVMVTHSMKVAETYSDFIINMEDVNAYK from the coding sequence ATGTTTCAATTAGAAAATGTTACTTATAAGAACATTTTACAACTAAAATTATTACAAATTCAAGGTGGCAGTGTAACAAGTATTATCGGGAAAAGTGGATCAGGAAAATCTACTTTATTAAAGTTGTTAAACAATATGATATCAAGTGATAGTGGCGTAATTTATTATAATGATAAATCTATAGAAGAGATAGAGCCAGTTGAATTAAGACGTCAAGTAGTAACTTTAACACAATATCCTGCCATTTTTGAAGGAACTGTTAAAGACAATTTGCTTTTAGGACTTAAGTTATCAGAGAAGAATTATACAACAGTGAATGATGAAGTCTTATCAAGAACGTTAGCAATGTTTAACTTACAAACTAAGTTGGGTGTAGATGCGAATAAATTGTCAGGGGGAGAACAGCAGCGTCTTGCCTTTGCACGAATAACGCTTATGAAAGCGCCTGTGTACCTATTAGATGAGCCCACATCTTCTCTTGATGAAGAAACAGAGGATTTGGTTATGGATCGGTTTATTTCTCGTGCAAAAGCAGAGCAAACAACTGTTGTCATGGTAACACATTCTATGAAAGTCGCGGAGACATACTCAGATTTTATAATAAACATGGAAGATGTTAATGCTTATAAATGA
- a CDS encoding GerAB/ArcD/ProY family transporter has translation MQEKLQPHQIFALIYMCQISVGIFSLPRITAEAFGTNGWLGIGLVSVFFVVHILLIGLVFSFGKGRTIFNIMDVLPKFLLCPLYICVALLYGALGILIAKNFQLILSMLYYPNMSILFVVLMAILTYWLVRRGIYHIAKATVVFFSTILIALLLGFHIPEFSFTRLTPFLFEGEKEVLMKGNQVGLHFLGVEIALLFIPYISKLSTAVRPILFAHLLLTFIYLATCFISFGFFSFEQLVNDVYPVITLLEYVEFPIVERVEGFVVNLFMFEVLVTIVLFFWGADQFLQQALPKISPRLSILCLLVISSLITAFINTRSELELWIYWLRSGELLIAMLLPIFLLILLGVHHLYRNK, from the coding sequence ATGCAAGAAAAACTACAACCTCATCAAATATTTGCTCTTATTTATATGTGTCAAATCAGTGTAGGTATATTTAGTTTACCCCGCATAACAGCTGAAGCATTTGGAACAAATGGGTGGCTTGGAATTGGATTAGTGTCCGTATTTTTTGTTGTACATATACTTCTTATCGGCTTAGTCTTTAGTTTTGGAAAGGGACGTACAATTTTTAATATTATGGATGTACTACCGAAGTTCCTTTTATGTCCACTTTATATTTGTGTTGCATTGCTTTATGGTGCCCTTGGAATATTGATAGCCAAAAATTTCCAATTAATACTCAGTATGCTTTATTACCCGAACATGTCTATTTTATTTGTTGTCTTAATGGCTATATTAACATATTGGCTTGTTCGTAGAGGAATTTATCATATCGCTAAAGCAACAGTTGTATTTTTTTCAACGATATTAATCGCGCTCCTATTAGGGTTTCATATACCAGAATTTTCGTTCACAAGATTAACTCCATTTTTGTTTGAAGGGGAAAAGGAAGTATTAATGAAAGGGAACCAAGTAGGCTTACACTTTCTAGGTGTTGAGATTGCTTTACTTTTTATACCTTATATTTCGAAACTGAGTACTGCTGTGAGACCTATATTATTTGCTCATCTCTTACTCACATTTATTTATCTAGCTACTTGTTTTATATCGTTTGGATTTTTTAGTTTTGAGCAATTAGTAAATGATGTATACCCTGTTATAACACTGCTTGAATATGTTGAATTTCCAATTGTCGAAAGAGTTGAAGGTTTTGTTGTTAACTTATTCATGTTTGAAGTCCTAGTTACCATTGTCTTATTTTTTTGGGGAGCAGACCAATTTTTACAGCAAGCTTTACCAAAAATTTCACCACGCTTATCAATACTATGTTTATTAGTCATTTCTTCTTTAATCACAGCGTTTATAAATACAAGGAGTGAATTAGAGCTATGGATATACTGGCTCCGATCAGGTGAACTATTAATAGCAATGCTGTTACCCATTTTTTTGTTAATTCTTCTAGGAGTACACCATTTATATAGAAACAAGTGA
- a CDS encoding YjcZ family sporulation protein, which translates to MCYGVSRSYGYGPSCSHGYGPSSNSSFAVIVVLFILLVIVLFTVARAVC; encoded by the coding sequence ATGTGTTACGGTGTGTCACGAAGTTATGGTTACGGTCCATCTTGTAGTCATGGTTACGGTCCATCTAGTAATAGTTCATTCGCTGTAATTGTTGTGTTGTTTATTCTATTAGTTATCGTACTTTTTACTGTCGCTAGAGCCGTTTGTTAA